A stretch of DNA from Lotus japonicus ecotype B-129 chromosome 4, LjGifu_v1.2:
GTACAAACAAGTTTAATACCTTATCTACATGAAACTTTCTTTCTATTCAGTCAACAACTCAGAAGTTGAAAAGGAAAGGAAGGAAAGACACTTGAAAGGAAGTTAAGAAAAATCAAATGTTGACTTGACGACATCGACACCAAAATGCAGTGCCTCCGCTGCGGCCTCGAGCAACAGCTATTTCCTCATCAACATAAAACCAGATAAAAAAAGGACTCTTGGTATTTGGTTCTGTGTCTTCCTTTTTTCCTAGGCTGATCTGTAGAGGTTTCAGAGGTCCAATTTTTATTCGAAGGTTCTCAAAAATGAAAGCCAGTATTCTGTTTTTCCATGAAAGTCTCCCTTCAAATGTTAACTGTCCAATTGGTCCAAGATATACACCATTTTCGATCCTCTTTGCctaagaattcatgaagaagttTAATACTCAAACTTGATATAAGCAATCAGAAAACTACCTGAGCTTATTTTAGACATTATTTGATGATATGGTATAACATTTACAAATAGTGAAACAAACAGCAGTAATACAACCATGCTTGCATGAGAAGGGGTAAAGGGGAAATCAAGAAACTATTTTAGAGGCCTTATCAACTCAAACACAAAACAATCTTTCCTGACTGAGGTGGATATGCAGAAGGGTCCTCACAAGTCACTGAAAATAGATGAGGACTGATTTACCTGGCTTCATTTTAAGTGGCTAATAAAAAACAAAGCAACTGtttattttcagttttcaccACAACTTTTGCAACACTAGATTAAGATGACAAAAGTAATTACATTACAATATTCAATGTAAAGTTATTAGTTCTCTCTCTTGTCCTCAATAACTGAACATGTATGTTTTTCGTTTTgaaaaattaacatttaaattggCTCCCAAACTGAGAAAGGGATGGGAATCTGATAGAACCCAGCTAAATCTGTTAGTATTTCAATGATAGAACCCTAATTCCAAATGGGAATTAGAGGAAGATACAAGAGAGAGATACCAAACACTCTCCCTAACCCAGAAAGAGTCTCAATGCTCTCCCTAAACCCTAATACCAACATGAATCCAAAGATACCCCATAGTCTCTAACTCGCTTATTTATAGACTCACTCTCAAATTAACTCCCACCCCCAACTAACTATCTATTAGCCACTAACCGTGAGTAGCTATCAGAATCCATTCCTCTTCAAAGGATATGATTCAATAATGTTTTTGCCCCAAGTAGCTCATGTGCTTTTAGGTTTCAAGAGCTGAGCAAAACAAATGATGTGACTATTGACATCAGATATGCTTCGAAGCACAAAGACAGATAATAGAACCATGCTTGACATCAGATCCAAACTAATAATTTCATAGTCAGCAACAAACGATGGAGTTTAATTTGGAAATAAGTTTATAGAGGACAGAACAATACAATCATGTACAAAGAAGCAGCTGGTCCATCAAGtttacaaaacaaaaacaacaacaaaagccttatcccactaagtgaggtcggctataGGGATCACACTACGCCATCGAGCTCGATCAAAATCaagttaacaaaaaaaagtCCAAATCATATGACTTTGGATGAAGTTCCAGAAAGTGTTAGAAAATGGGAACAAGGGTATTAACGCAACCTTTGTTCTTTAGAAGCTTTTCTTAACATTAATCAAATGTTTCTATGTCATCATCTCTCTTGCTTCTCCAGCTAGAAACAACTTAAGTTCAAAAACTCAACAAGACAACAACAGTACAACACACAAGATTGAAAGCTTCTCAATAGGAAAATGACTGATTCTCTTAATCTTTTCACAATAAATTGGACTCTGTATAAAGAATGTAATATGGATAGGGTCACACGAAAGAGACTTACAGCAGCATCGAACCTTTGAACAGCAGTGAGAGGGAAATATCCACCACCTTTTAATTGTTTCTAGAATCCAGCACAAAAATCATAGTAAGTATAAATATATAATGGGAAGTAACTAATAGCCATAACCATAACAATAACAGGAAATCAAATTATAgctaaaagaagaagaatggcaGCAAAAAATGATAGAAACATGTCAACCTTTGCAGTAAAAATTAGCATCCAGGTCCTCCCAGGGGATTCCTTTCCGCCAAGGATGTCAAAAAAACCAGAAGGATCAATTTTCGCTTTCTCAATGACAGACAGTGCAGAGAGAACCTCCTCAGCTGCTACCTTTCTTGTCTTAGCTGCATTTTTTAACACTTGCACACTTTCTTCTACTTCCTAAGTAAATATACAAGTCAAAAACCAAAACAGAAacaccaaaaaataataataaacttacCTTTTTGGGATTGTCGTCCTCAATGAGAAGTGGGGTTGAGGAAAGTTGGTCTCTTTGGACGTCATCAAGGGTTGCTCTGGGACTTGTTGTTCTTTGTCTGTTAAATTtaacaagatgaagatgaagttttGTTGTTCTGAGACTCAGAGGAGTAGTGGGTTTGAGAGGGTTGAAATGCAATGAGAGCTTTGATGCTTTAAAACATGTCAATGGAACTGAATTTGTTAAGGAATGAATTGGTGATATTTGTGAGCTCAAAGCCATTTGCAAATGCAGCAGCAGATCTTTCTTTCACCTTTGTTTTCaaccatttttttaatatataattttgaGGAATATCAAACAAACAATGGCCATATACAAAACTTGTGTCATTTCACCAACCATGTTCCCAGTCATTTGGATTAGGTTTCATTTGTATAATTAGAAATATGCTAcaagtttttaatttatataatattaaaaataatactatttaccaaaaaaatagtTATATGTGCGACGGAAAAAATCTGTCACAAAATCCTTGTCAGCATGTTTACGACGGAAATAAAATTCATCACTATAATTTGTGGATACGAGAGATTCGTCACAcataactttaaaaaaaactacataTAAATAACGCATGTTTTTTTTGTCAGCACATGCATTTACACACTAAAGCAAATTGGCCCAATGCACACATTAACATTTTTAACCTAATTCTAGACTTTACcaaaaataaaacccaagtgaACCCGCAGTGGTGGCTCTATTGCTGAGGGTTCAAGTTCGGGTTAGGGTTGTGGGTATATGATGGATGAATGAGATGTGTGAAAATGAAAGTGAGGAAGGTTGAAGGTGATGAAAATGCGATGAATTTAGGAATGTTTGATTACAGTTCTCGAAATTTATTTTTCGCTTCTAAAACCTAAAAGTTTAAAAATCTATTTatttaaacaatttttaaaacagttctcaattttagtttttaaaactaaaatacaaGAAAGTTAAAAGATGTATATTTCAacttttagttttcaaattacAATTTTCTAATATTAGAAAACAGTTTCAAAAAGTTTTAAATATGGTTTTCATAACTGCCCTTAGTCTTCTATGTGAAAAGGAAAAGATTGAGAGGAAGATGGTTTTCTTTATGTCAGTTCCTCCCCATTTACCTTCACGTCTCCCCATTTTATCTTCCTAGACCAGTAGACCACCCTCCccctcttctctcttctttgGGTTAGATTTGTGATGATGAAAATCTTCATGGGTTAAcgcaattttttattttaatttgttaatgtATAATCACTTAGTTAGAAATACGTATGAATACTAAACTTCAATTTGATAATTACACACCCAAACTATCAAAACATTATAGTATGAAAATCAAACTTCTCATAAATGTATCTAAACGCAAGTCATTTCATGTTCACCTCACTTTTACCAAAAATAATTCTGTCCAAGATCAATTTTAACACCCACTTAATTGATTGCAAATCAACCGCTTCAATTATATGTCAAGTTCCAAGCCCTTGGAAAGACGAATACTTCAAAATCATCCATTTCAATAATATAGGGTAGGAAGCAGCCAAGCCTTGTAAGCATACATGTACAGGGACACAAACGGCCACAAAACCCTTCACTGAGTATGTATACTACCCTAAAGTAAAAACAATAGAAACCGAAATGAATCTGGCAAACTTGATGCTGTCAATTATGCCTCAATAAAGCCGCTTCAGTTGTCACTGCAGGTATGCCACCCTCTCCAGACAGAGCTGTTTATATATAACACAAGTACCATAGTTAATTTGAAAAACACAAGCAAGAAACTGACTATGCGCATGCAAGTGATTCAGTGGCACGGTAGTAAATTGATTTCTCAGACTATTCTCTTAAAATCATTTGATATACCCAAATGCAGAACACCGGAATATCTATAAAATGTAAATCTATCTTAAGTTGGTTTCAGAGTAGTTAGTTCCCGCTTCTTATTGTGTCATATTAGGGTCTGTCTGCCAGTCTGCATTCTAACACATTGGTCAGCAACGACAAGTTTAAGTGTGGCAAAAACTCatacttattttttaaaaagcctAACATAAGTTTGGATTACTGGTTCTTGACCAATTGATTTTTTGGGTTGACACCGAACTGGTTCATCAGTTTTCAGGTAAAGATAGGGGAAAACTATAGAGGAAGGTTCTCTACTAACTGCTAAGGTAGAAGCTAAATCAATAATGCATATCAAATATTCTTTACCTTAGATCAAAATTGTTCAAATTCACAGAGCAGTGACTTTCCCAACAGCAACAGTTTTTCCTGCAATCATAAAGTCATGATATTACTACAACATATATTATAACGAGAAAAAACATTTGCAAGACCGGACATTTTTGTCTTAATCTCTTACCTTCAGTGCGAAGAGTAAACCTCCCTAGTTGCGGAAAGTCAGAGAACTTCTCAATGCATATCATGCTATTAACCTGTAAGAACATTACAAATACAAAATGAAACTAGCATCAACAAAATCCAGATGATAATGAGTACTTTTAGATCAATTGTTAAAGATTCAACAGTAGTACTTTTAGAaagtattaattgattaattgatAGTAAAACTTTTAAATTTCTTAATGAGTTAATTACTATACTTTTCATTAAATATTTATTCATTTTATCTTTTATCGAATGCCCTTTCAACAGTAGTACTTTTAGAAAGTATTAATTGAAAGTAAAACTTTTAAATTTCTTAATGAGTTAAATACTATACTTTTCATTAAatatttattcattttattttttatcgaATGCCCTTGGACACTCATTAGCAAGACCTAACTTAAAAAACCAAACTACCAACAGCAAAGAATTCCTGTCAGACTTGAGAATCATTCAGCAGTCAGTAATGATGAAGCAAAAACCATATCCTAAGAAGCCCATGTACAGCAACGTAACGGAAAGGGCAGCCAGGTGCTCTAAAGTTACTGCTACGTGCGGAGTCCAAAGAAAGGTTAAACCACTAAGTGAGACAAGCAGGCAGCCTCATTTGCATTGCATTAGTAAGAGGCTGACCTCCATGCCTCAAACAAGTGAACTCTAAGTCCCACGATAAATTGATAACAACTCCAACCAgtgcattttttaaaaatgtacACCCAGCAATAcagtataaaaaatgaaaaaggagaaaataTATTCCAAATTCAAAATGCCAAACAATAATGCACCTGAACACGGCATAATACAACAGCGCCATTCTTCACAAAGAGGACTTTTTTTTTCATAGACTTTTTTGTCTTCGGATCAATTTGATGCAAGAGCTCCACGATTTCACATTCCTCAACTACAGAGTGGATATGCAGAACAGCCTTGTACCCAGCAGTAAAGATGGCCTACAGGTTTTATGTAAAAAAGTTAATGTCCTTAACTAATACATATAAAGTAGTCAAGTACGAATAATATATAAATGCAGGGTGAAAGAGAGGATACATTGTCCAGCAATTCAAGGATAACCAACTGAGCAACAAACTCAGTAACTGATGGAATTGGTTTTGCTGCAAAAGAGAAAAAcacaaatcaaataaaaattaccAGATAGAAAATTTGAAATCATATAAAGACAATACAAAAATGTAAATATAATGGATCGAAATATTTAGTTGACTAGAAGCACATTTGTGATAGAAAAAGGTCCTTCTGTCACCATTCTTGAATCATTGACTATGATCCAATCAACTTTTTAAAACCACAACAATTTACACATAGGTTTGCAATCCAAATAAAAACGATAAAATTAGCATATTTATTTGCAATAAGAACCGAAGGTAATAGATTATCAGTTATGCACCATCTCATGGCATACTGCTAAACTATTCATATCAAAAACAAAACCTAGCTTTTACATGCCACGAAATTGTTTCTTAAGTATGATTTCAAGTCCAGCAAAATTTTGAATAAATGTGAAAAGACCCTTACCAACACTAGACAAAACAAACCCAGATAATATGTCTTCTTCTTCAATACCAGATACTCTAACCCGCAAGTTTTCACCAGGTTCAGCACGCTTAACCCGTTCTTCATCAATAAATACAGCAACAACTTTAACTTGAACCTGCACATTAATGTGCAGTTGTCGTCACCTATTTCATGTTTAGCAATGgaaaaaacagaagaaagaaCAAAAGTACAAAACTCACAACACCTCCCAAAAGACTATACCTTATTTGGCATGACCAACAAGGAATCTCCCTCACGAATAGAACCAGATTCCACTTTACCCATAACAACAGTTCCCATGTCTTTGAATTTGTCAATTATAGGCATCCTGCACACGTTAGAAGCTCAATCTCAGCAAACAATCTGAAAAGAACCTCATGAGGGAAAAAGAAGCAGCAAAATATTCATAAATACAGTACCTAAAAGGACCTTTGGGATCTCGAGGAGGTCCTTCAATAGAATCAAGGGCTTCAAATAAGCAAGGCCCATTAAACCATGGACAAGTGCTTTTATCCAATCTTGTTTTTAAGTTTGAGCCCATCAGCCCCGATATTGGTAAAAACAAGACATCTGTTCAACAAAGTAATCAATAAAATTACTCCATTTCACAATCTTTCAAATTGGTCAAGACACATGCATAAAATATGAAACTGTAGGAATGAATCATTCCTCAAACAAGGCTTTCGATGTACGACATATCAGGGTTGTCAATATCGCGCTATAGCGTCTTAGCCGTGCATAGCGGCCCTTGGCAACTCCTAGTTGTTGTGTAGCGGTGCAGTTCAGTGTAGCGGCTGTTGTGCCCTCTCGGAGGAAATAGAAGCCACAGCGGGCACTATTTGGCTTCTATTAGGtggagttgaaaaaaaaaacccacaaaAAGTGCATGTTAGGGCATTTTGGGGAGGTATTTCAAGGTTTTTGCCATGGAAACATACTGAAAATGGTCTAGTTCGAGGAGGAAGTGATATAGAACTTTCATGTATTTTTAGACACTAAATTTAGGAATTAGAGATTTAAATTTCTTGTTTACGACTTTGGTTGGTACTAGTATGTTTTGTTTAAGACACCTATGACTTTTTACTGTTAATTATGAGTGCCATGAATTGAGTTTTTACCATTTATATGTATACAGTTATAATATACTATAAACTATACGAAAAAATCAGCATAGCAGCAACCCGCTATGTGCTATACTGCAATAGCATTTTTTGGTCAGCCGCTATCCAAGATTGACAACACTGCTACATATGCATTTATACCAGCATcctaaatatataaaaaagataaactaaaTAGACATGCAAAATAAAGTTCCAACATATTCTCAAACAATTGAAAAGCAAGTACCTTTCTTTACATTGTATCCCGATTGCTTAAGAAATGGAATCATCTTTGACTCAATTTCATCATACCTAGCAGCACATCAGCAGCAAAAATAATTTACTACAATTGCATAAGAAGGAAAACAGAGGgacatacatatatatagagagagagagagagagacagaaCCTTTCTTTTGACCAGTTTACAGTAGGATCATCCATTTTGTTGACAACAACAAGCAGCTTAGCCACTCCAAGAGTTTTTGCAAGCTGGACATGCTCACGAGTCTGACCACCTTTCTCATATCCAGTTTCAAATTCTCCCTTCCGAGCAGAAATTACCTGAGTGATGGGCATAAAAGACAGATGGAGAAAGACAAATATAACATTAAATGATTGAAAAGAATCATATACAGAAGACAAAAAGCCAAACATCACAGATCAACTAACCAACACTCCAATATCAGCTTGAGATGCACCACTGATCATATTAGGAACATAGCTTTTGTGACCCTACATAAATATTGTAATTCAATATTAAATGTTTAATCACAAAAGCATAAATTGATGTCATTTTAGATTATagcagaaggaaaaagaaaaatatctgTCAGATAAAGTCCTCCAAGTAATATAACACACAGAAGACTGTTACTTTAGAAAATATGCATGTCCAAGACACAGAAGAGTGAACTGAGAACCATTCAATACATATACTCACAGGTGCATCCAAAATGGTGAACCTAGATGTCTCTGTCTCAAAATGAGCTCTTCCAACTTCAACTGTCTTTCCCTGCAATTATCACAACTTTACCCTGATTAAGGTTTCTAAGAAAATTCATAAATTCAACCATCAAAAGTGGAAAACTACATTAAATGGGATCAACTAAAGGCATGTTATCAGCATTTTAGTTTGTACCTTGACCCTCTCCTCCTCATTTGTATCCATAATATAGGCCATATACCTAGCATATGAATTTCAAATCATTAACtttatacacacacacacacattaaTAACTAAACAAAGCCCTGCCCCTCTCCAAAATGGGGTGGGACTACTCTGAATAAAGAACGCAGTGAGTTGAAGACCATTGACCAAATCTCCATTTTCATACTTTAAACAATTAAACCACAGTTCAAGTGAAATGTACATACAAAATACATACAACATAAACACTAATAAAAGCTATTAAACATTGAAACAAATATAAACACAGCAAAATCTGAAGTATTACATGTTCTCAGACAACAAGATGTTGATCTCTTACTGAATTACCCATGCTTCAATTAAGAGAGTAAAAGACCAAAGGTTACAAACTCAATATAATACCTCAATCTTGAATTACTGATGCTGCTAGTCTAAAATAATAGACTAATGGAAGAACAGgcaaaataaataatgaaaaaattcacaaacaaaGACTTCAGAAGGATAAGAAATGTCATCCAGCTCAGAGCAAATATACAACCTAGGTAATATATAAGTCCCACCATGACACATTCAGAAGCCCCATCACTCTGACATACCAGAGTTTAATGTTACTATCCTCCAATAGCATTACACTTAATTAGCAAAGGCAAAAGGATGAAAGCTATTTGGACATTCTGATCAACACATATCATCCCG
This window harbors:
- the LOC130711182 gene encoding uncharacterized protein LOC130711182 isoform X3, with the protein product MDLEEDIRSLQLDSAAEDNNGVVNREDGKEEVEKSDKMDEDPNQEVMAQAAEAQEVQAQAIEAEPTVNEEISVAPDEEEEPAMKKRHLNVVFIGHVDAGKSTTGGQILFLSGQVDERTIQKYEKEAKDKSRESWYMAYIMDTNEEERVKGKTVEVGRAHFETETSRFTILDAPGHKSYVPNMISGASQADIGVLVISARKGEFETGYEKGGQTREHVQLAKTLGVAKLLVVVNKMDDPTVNWSKERYDEIESKMIPFLKQSGYNVKKDVLFLPISGLMGSNLKTRLDKSTCPWFNGPCLFEALDSIEGPPRDPKGPFRMPIIDKFKDMGTVVMGKVESGSIREGDSLLVMPNKVQVKVVAVFIDEERVKRAEPGENLRVRVSGIEEEDILSGFVLSSVAKPIPSVTEFVAQLVILELLDNAIFTAGYKAVLHIHSVVEECEIVELLHQIDPKTKKSMKKKVLFVKNGAVVLCRVQVNSMICIEKFSDFPQLGRFTLRTEGKTVAVGKVTAL
- the LOC130712042 gene encoding uncharacterized protein LOC130712042, with the protein product MALSSQISPIHSLTNSVPLTCFKASKLSLHFNPLKPTTPLSLRTTKLHLHLVKFNRQRTTSPRATLDDVQRDQLSSTPLLIEDDNPKKEVEESVQVLKNAAKTRKVAAEEVLSALSVIEKAKIDPSGFFDILGGKESPGRTWMLIFTAKKQLKGGGYFPLTAVQRFDAAAKRIENGVYLGPIGQLTFEGRLSWKNRILAFIFENLRIKIGPLKPLQISLGKKEDTEPNTKSPFFIWFYVDEEIAVARGRSGGTAFWCRCRQVNI
- the LOC130711182 gene encoding uncharacterized protein LOC130711182 isoform X2; this translates as MDLEEDIRSLQLDSAEDNNGVVNREDGKEEVEKSDKMDEDPNQEVMAQAAEAQEVQAQAIEAEPTAWLSSVVNEEISVAPDEEEEPAMKKRHLNVVFIGHVDAGKSTTGGQILFLSGQVDERTIQKYEKEAKDKSRESWYMAYIMDTNEEERVKGKTVEVGRAHFETETSRFTILDAPGHKSYVPNMISGASQADIGVLVISARKGEFETGYEKGGQTREHVQLAKTLGVAKLLVVVNKMDDPTVNWSKERYDEIESKMIPFLKQSGYNVKKDVLFLPISGLMGSNLKTRLDKSTCPWFNGPCLFEALDSIEGPPRDPKGPFRMPIIDKFKDMGTVVMGKVESGSIREGDSLLVMPNKVQVKVVAVFIDEERVKRAEPGENLRVRVSGIEEEDILSGFVLSSVAKPIPSVTEFVAQLVILELLDNAIFTAGYKAVLHIHSVVEECEIVELLHQIDPKTKKSMKKKVLFVKNGAVVLCRVQVNSMICIEKFSDFPQLGRFTLRTEGKTVAVGKVTAL
- the LOC130711182 gene encoding uncharacterized protein LOC130711182 isoform X4 — translated: MDLEEDIRSLQLDSAEDNNGVVNREDGKEEVEKSDKMDEDPNQEVMAQAAEAQEVQAQAIEAEPTVNEEISVAPDEEEEPAMKKRHLNVVFIGHVDAGKSTTGGQILFLSGQVDERTIQKYEKEAKDKSRESWYMAYIMDTNEEERVKGKTVEVGRAHFETETSRFTILDAPGHKSYVPNMISGASQADIGVLVISARKGEFETGYEKGGQTREHVQLAKTLGVAKLLVVVNKMDDPTVNWSKERYDEIESKMIPFLKQSGYNVKKDVLFLPISGLMGSNLKTRLDKSTCPWFNGPCLFEALDSIEGPPRDPKGPFRMPIIDKFKDMGTVVMGKVESGSIREGDSLLVMPNKVQVKVVAVFIDEERVKRAEPGENLRVRVSGIEEEDILSGFVLSSVAKPIPSVTEFVAQLVILELLDNAIFTAGYKAVLHIHSVVEECEIVELLHQIDPKTKKSMKKKVLFVKNGAVVLCRVQVNSMICIEKFSDFPQLGRFTLRTEGKTVAVGKVTAL
- the LOC130711182 gene encoding uncharacterized protein LOC130711182 isoform X1, which gives rise to MDLEEDIRSLQLDSAAEDNNGVVNREDGKEEVEKSDKMDEDPNQEVMAQAAEAQEVQAQAIEAEPTAWLSSVVNEEISVAPDEEEEPAMKKRHLNVVFIGHVDAGKSTTGGQILFLSGQVDERTIQKYEKEAKDKSRESWYMAYIMDTNEEERVKGKTVEVGRAHFETETSRFTILDAPGHKSYVPNMISGASQADIGVLVISARKGEFETGYEKGGQTREHVQLAKTLGVAKLLVVVNKMDDPTVNWSKERYDEIESKMIPFLKQSGYNVKKDVLFLPISGLMGSNLKTRLDKSTCPWFNGPCLFEALDSIEGPPRDPKGPFRMPIIDKFKDMGTVVMGKVESGSIREGDSLLVMPNKVQVKVVAVFIDEERVKRAEPGENLRVRVSGIEEEDILSGFVLSSVAKPIPSVTEFVAQLVILELLDNAIFTAGYKAVLHIHSVVEECEIVELLHQIDPKTKKSMKKKVLFVKNGAVVLCRVQVNSMICIEKFSDFPQLGRFTLRTEGKTVAVGKVTAL